atcattttacaattttatacatCACAAGTAGAACCTTGTTGCCTTGATAATGAGATGCTAATCATTTGTTCCCCTTGCCCACAGAGTGAGTTTGCTGTCTCTGCAATCATCTTAATCTCCACAATTACATTCTACCTTAATTCAATCCACATTCACTCCCTGATGTCACCTACAGACACAATCCCAGTGGAGATGTGAAACAAGCAAACCTGCATCATTGTTTATGAATCTTCCTTGCCAGGTTGCACCATGCCTCCAATGCACCAAACCCTAACTGGATTAAAATTAAACTACAGAACAATTTTGAagctgttcataaattcatgtcatacgAGTCAagagtaggttatttggcccattgagtctactccgccattctaacagggctaatctatctttccctctcaagcccattctcctgccttctccccataatcccagacatccttactaatcaagaatctgtcaatttctgccttaaaaaatacccaatacgtggcctccacagccatctgtggcaatgaattccacagattcaccacctgcttATCAAATAATTTGCTCCTCATCTCCAAttgaaaggtacatccttttattctgaagttatACCCTCTACtagatctcccactagtggaaacatcctctccgcatccgctctctccaggcctttcattattcggtaagtttcactaAGGTttccccgtcatccttctaaactccagcgattataGACCCAGTCCTGACAAACACTCAAACGTTCAATCTGCTGCCACGGTCACTCTAACATCAATCACTGAACTTCAGCAGGTAGCAAAGGTTGTGTATGTGTACTCTGAAATCCCAAATTGCAAATCATCAGTGAGGCATCTGTAAGATAAACATCCATTGTAAATCTGCCACCACAGCAGAACAATGGCAGTGGACAGGCCACCTCTTCTATGCCCCTAACACGTGACTCCCAAAGCAGACATTATGAACTTCATCGCATCATCTCAGAGCCCCCATAACCTGAGTGAAAACAAGTCATCTCAGAGCCAAGGCAAGTAGAGCAAGTTGGCAACACAACATGATAAATTTCTCAATTTCATTCCTTCTTCTTAAAAATAATTGATCATAGGGCCCACAATGGGACTTAAGAGATTGGACTCAGTTGTAAGCTGTAAGTGTTAAAACCAGTGCTTTATTCTGCTTCAAGAAGAGAATATATAGAAAAAGAAGCCACAACGCTTGAGTACAAGATTATAACCAATGGCAGCAAGATATGATTTGTTAAGCTCAGTTTCATACAAAACAATAATAAGGGTCATGTAGGAGATATTCTGGAGTCAACATTAGTGACTTTAGAATTGCATACAAACAATTAGATACCTGTGCCATGTAATGAAACGATTCAACACAAATAGGTTTGTGCTTTTTGTTgcagaaaaatacacaaagtgctggagtcaggcagcatcatcactggagaacttcttcagatggatgggggaggaggggggtgatgaTGGTTTCATGAAAGAAGGAGacaaagggattggacatgccagAGGAAGGTTCTTGGGGGAGGGGACTGATGCAAATACAGGTGCAACACAGAGGAGGGTTGTAACTAAGGGGGGACAGGAGATgcaggggggttgataggcagataagggggaaatccttggaCAGAGAGAAAAGAAGATGTGATCTCTGGACAGAGGGATTGAGGCCAGATTTGCAAAGTTGGTTGTGCCAGAGGCTAAGGTGTGTTGGAAGGGGTACGGGGACTGagttggtgatcagccatgatcatatcgttGCAAAGGCCGAATGGGTGCACCTAAACACAGATGTTTCTGAGGGGTGGGAAGAAAAGGGGATGTGGTAGcaaaagggaagggggaggagattgATTGGCAAAAGTTGCTGGACAATTCAATTTTCACAAACCATTGTTGTTGGCACATTTTAAAAGGGTGATGTAACTGATGTTTTTCTGGACAAAATGTTGTTGTGGATAGAAATGATATATTACACAGGCCCGCTGTCGTATCTTCTGGATGATCTGCAGAAACAGCCGTAAATTCCAACGATTATTTGCATTGCGCTGACAATCACTTCCAGTATTGCCACTAGAAGGAGTCCAGTGAAAGTGACAACGTGAATTGTCTTTTGCAGCTCTGCAGGTATCTCTGAGATCTGAGCATTTGGTTCAGCTGTAGTTCCCAAAACCAGTGATTCATTGATAGGGACTCTGGTAACATTTATATTTGGCAGAAGAGTTGGTTCCGTTTCAAAGGCAGTTTGATTAATTCCACACTCATCTTCCAGAAACCACTTTAATTCAAACTTGAGTTTTGAAAGAGAGctgtaaaaataaattaattgattAATACAATGTAAAgttaagagtcatagagttatacagcaccgaaagaaacaggccctttggcccactgtgtccatgccacaCTTTTTACCATTCAAATCCCATTTGCTTGGATTGGGGGTTACATCTTCTATGCTGTGACTATTTATGTGCCTGTCTAGTGTCTCTTAAACCAGTTATTGTTTCTGtcgccaccacctcctctggcagcgagttccagatatcaacacGATATcagtctttgtgtaaaaaaactattCCCTCAAATCCCTGTTACAACTGTTCCTTCTTTTAACTCTTGATATCCCTATAATGGAGAAAGGatagactatctaccctatctatgcctcctatgattttatatatctttaTCAGGTCACCCCCCCCTTGCTTTACGGAAAACAAACCCAGATTATCCACTCTAAATAAGTAAAGTCCTCCAATATAAGCAGCATCCTGGTGATTCTCCTCTGCATTCCCTCTTGAgcaaccacatccttcctctgatgtAGTGACCAGAACAGCACAAAGTGTTGTCCACGCAGTGTTTTGCAAAGTTGCAACATTACATCCAACATTTCTATTCTATGTCCAAACCAaggtaaactgatctcatctgccagtaTATAAGCCATATTTTAATATTCCCTCActcccatgtgcctgtctaaaaaaaaaacccactatcgtgtctgccttcaccaccatttTTCTCTGTACACTCCCTGTTATGCTTttgtatgacttgattgtacttgtgtatagtatgatttgactggatacagtgaaaagctttctttgccatCTATCtcaatgcatgtgacaataacaaacaagACCATTTAATAGTTACAGGGAGCTAAGTGGGAGGATGGGTGGGTTTTGAGACCCAACGTAGACTTGTTGACCGGAATCGCCTCATTCATGGTCGGGAGAAAACATACAACATGTGATGAAAGGTATTAAGGGATGATATATTTAACGGGGACCATGCCATAGAGTCGACATAACAGTGAATGGCAAATGAGTTGATGGACAGGGAGTTTTACTTCCTGTCCTTGAGAAAATTTTTCTCTCAGACAAAAACTAACTGATGCTTTTTTAATGGTGTTGAGATTTATTATAAGGTGTTATTCTTTATCACTGCTTTGATCCCCAGTCTGATGGTGGGGATAAGAGAACATTGACAAATTGCTTTTCTTTTGCACTGCCTCCAATCTGTGAAACCTTGTTTGTTTCTTAGCAACCAAGGCCAGATTTCTTTGTTAATCCCTATTTTCTTACTATAAGTGTTGAAAGGACAAAATTTTCTTTAGTTTAATCTTTGCTAAAACTATAAAAACCAGTGAACTATGTTCTATCTCTGCAGTTTAGGACGCGGGATAAATTGGTTggagaattttagtttagtttagagatacagcgcggaaacaggcccttcggcccaccgggtctgtgccgaccagcgatccccgcacattaacactatcctacacccactcgggacaatttttacatttaccaaaccaattaacctacaaacctgtacgtgtttggagtgtgggaggaaaccttggatctcggagaaaacccacgcagatcgcggggagaatgttcaaactccgcacagacagcacccatagtcaagatcgaacacgggtcttcggcgctgcatacgctgtaagacagcaactctaccgctgcgccaccatgaccacgTGAATTGTTAATCCAGAATGAATGATTTTTTAATGTAGCCGGGTGTACCATGTGTGCTTGTACACCTTTGGTGGTTCAATGACCTTACCTTATATCTTCCATTGAAAATGTGCAGTTGTCTACACTGTGACTTGCTGTATTACAGATCAACGGCCCGTTCACGAGGGAACAAAGTGAAACCGAAGCACAGTAGAAGGCTCCAACAATGCTGATCAGGCTGAAAAGTGCAGACAGTAGGAACTGGAAGTCAGAACAAAAAAACGACAAGAAATTTTTATAGACATACCGGAACTTTGGAGGAAAAAAATAAGTCACATTTTGATTTAGATTGAGCAGATCGATTAGATTTTTCCACCTACCCCAGTTCTGGTATTGCATTTCTGTCCCTTACGTGCTGCCAAAGACATGGATGCAGCTGGTATAACCTGTTTCAGAGTCAGAAACATCCACTTTAAGGTTATTAAATTGTCTTAAAAGCGTGCATCAATTTCAACAAGTTTGCAGCTTTAGCAACTTTTGCAAAGTGGCATGTTCCAAAGTTTGCAAAACAATTATGGACAAGAGACAATTCTAGACCCCGCTGGATACCCACGCAGACACTTGTTGGTTATGACAAGGGTTACAAAGCGATGTCGGGCAGTATCGCTGGCAACAACACATCCCTCCCAGGCAACCTCAATAGATTCTATGTTTGTTTTGAACAGCGGGTCAGTGAGATGATGTTACCCGCTTCCCAACCACTTCAGGTGCATGTGTACCCATGGTCACCATCGCTGACAACAGGTCACCCTTTGCTGAGAGTGAACGTGCCGAGAGTAACTGGCCCTGATGGACTCCCTGACCATTTCCTCAGGACCTGCACGGATCAACTAATGGGAGTATTCGCAGACATCCTAACCTCTCCCCATGCCTATCTGTGGTTCCACTGGCTTTAAAAAGACCACTTTTATCCCAGTGCCCAAGAAAACCAAGGTAGCGTGCCTTAATGGTGTCTGGTCGCATCAAtcttcatgaagtgcttcgagagaccaGTCAGCTCCAGCCACCCAGCCAGCCTTGATCCATTGCAATTCGCTTATTGCCACAACAGGTTTAGTTAGGTTTTGTTTATtatatcacgtgtaccgaggtacgtgaaaagcttttcttgcatgctaaccagtcagcagacagacaatgcatgattacaatcgccaaccgcagtgtacagatacatgataaagagaaccgtgaataaggtttagtgcaagataaagtccagtaacgatAGTCTAAGGGACTCCGATGAggcagatggtagctcaggactgctctctagttgttggtaggatggttcaattgccttataacagctgggaagaaactgtccctgaatctggagcagtGTATTTTcactggggagaggggagaggagggaatggccggggtgtgatttgtccttgattatactggtggccttgccgaggcagcgtgaggtgtaaatgtagtcagtggaagggaggttggtttgtgtgaaggtccATGGCAAATGCCATCTCCGTGGCCCTACACTTATCCTTGGGACGTCTGGATCACAAGGATACCTATATTCGACTCATATTTATGGACTTTAGTTTTGCCTTCAACATCAAAATgccaatgaaaatatttttttgcgtgctaaccagtcagcggaaagacaatacatgattatatttGATCCATCCACAATGTAAATATATAAGGGAGTaatatgaataacgtttagtgcaagctaaagtctagtaaagtctgattaattaTAGCCTGAGggcctccagtgaggtagatagtagctcaggaatcCTCTCTAAATGTTGGTAGgacggttcggttgcctgataacagctgggaaaaaggtgtccctaaatctggatgtgtgcgctttcactcttctgtacctcttggctgatgggagaggggagaagaggtagttGTCAGGGTGtaacatccttgattatgctggtggccttgccgaagcagcgtgagatgtaaattgggtcaatggaagggaggttggtttgtgtgatgggctgagtAGCGTGCACAATTCTCTATAGAATGAGAggacatctcattgaaatatataattcTGACAAGGCTCAACAGAATGGATGCAGGGAGACTAATTTGTCAGCCTGGAGTATCCTGAAACCAGGGTACACGGTCCCAAGATAGGACCGTGATGAAGGAGTGAACCTGTGGAAATTTCTGTCACCGAAAGTCAAGTTTatcgtcaaagatagacacaaattgcctgAAGAagactcccgacccaaaacgtcacccatcctttttctccagagctgcagtaacatgcggagttactccaggaccttgtgtctatctttagtataaaccggcatctggagttccttgtttcatATACACAACTGTTGGGGAGACCAATTTATTGGTTATACTTAATCAAGGCAGGTTGATTTCTAAGCACTAAAGGCATCCACGAATAAGGAGAGAAAAGAGGAATATGTTACTTTGATAGAGGTTTAGTCGTGAATGTATCACCACCTCTTTCTGCACCTATCCTTCCATGTTCTAATCAAATGACCAAAAGTTCTGGttttatcttatcttattttCAGCAGCACAGTAATAAAAAGTAACACTATAATGTCATCTTCTtcgtcttgcgtatggtgtgcacagcctaaagttgtgggtcaacttgttctatttgatctatttgtttatgcacgtcgggttgattacattagtcgatacagggtggaccacgtgaaggttgcaatctcccaccccaataatGTCATCATGCTGCAAATTAAAGATGAAACAGATTCTAGTTACGTTGATGCCATCTAGGAACAACCATTTCTAAATTTGCAAGAAGTGTGCCATCAATCGATGTACCCTGTTGCTAAAACATTTgcagaaattaaataaatcagaACTAGACTCTCTAATGCTGTGTCATGCTTTAGGAAACCTTGTGGTTGTATGTACCCTGTATCATTTGGACAAGTTTCTAATTAACATTTTCAATGATTGCAGCAATTTTACTTCTACAATATGAAAATCAATGTCTGAAATAACAACATGTATCCTTACTCTACAGGCATTGATACTGAACTATTTTGGAACTGAAAAATATTCTGAAATACCCGATGCGATGCTTGCACAAGAATTATATTCGAGGATGAAATAACTATCGAAGTTTGATCTCCTACGACAACATACCATTCAATATCCAGTAACACTTTAGCAGTGTTCTCACTTCTTAACTATGTGTTGTTCCATGCCCCTGTTATCGTCCACAATTTTAATATTTCTAATTCGATTAATTTATGGAGCACACACATCTACTAAGCAATATAGTTCCTTGTACTGCTGTGCAATCTCTTACCAAGATCCCACCTCCAAGAACACCCGGTAGCCACCATTCGTAACATGATATGGAGTTTCGAAATAAGTGCCCATCATGATAATCCATGAACAGAGGTATTAAATTCATAATTATAGCCAAAATAGTTAAAGCTAGAAGGCAAGAGCCATTAAATAAGGTGAAACAAGCCATTCCTGTTCACTGACAAATTCAGTAGTTGACACGGCAAGAACTCGGGAGCAATAGATTTCACGATGAATAAGTTTCGAAACATTGTAGTTATATATTACGTCAATGATTAAACTCGGGGACTTTTTTTAAGTAACGAGATGAAACAGTTATGTTTTCAATGAACTCACCAAGTTTCTTAGTTTTAATTCTGTTGAATTATTAACATCAATAGGTTTTCAAACAGTTCTCTAAGATCTGAATTTCCCCgatttttgtatatttctcaGAAACAACAAGatatttaggactgtgatgaggaagtGAACCTGTGGTAATCTCAACCACATAAGTTTAGGAAGACTGAGAAAACAGATAACTATTGCCCATTTAGTCTGAGACCAATAGTTGCAGAGTTCTTTTTCTTATCTTTTTTATACTTGCCTTCatgagaatattaaaaaaaatagatctgCAAATACATCATGACCTGGAAACAACCAAAGGGTTTTATTATAAATGAAATACTTTTAACGTATAGTCACTATTGAAATAAAGAAATCCAAGCACCGGTTGGTTCACTAATTTATGAGATAAGGGGATTGTTGTATGAGATAATTGAGCAAACGaggtaaaaatgctggaaacactcaatggGTCAAGAAGCATCAAAaacgagtaaagggcctgtcctgcccaaagagtcatagcgtctttctggtcaccgctgaattttcaaaatgttcaaatattttcggcgacagtcggaaAATGGGTTTGACGCcagtgagcgtagcttgacttctcctgacataggcgttgtcgtaggttgtcgccaggtgacataagttggcgccggtgctgacttcggtgaattccattgacgaCTACCTGCGTCAGCGTCAAGAGAAGTCAAGTAGCGACAGGCATtggcttcagttgtcgccgacaacgTCATagtttggttgtcgtaggtgtcaTCGTAGGTTGTCATGGGGCGGTCGTAAGCGGACGTCCACTAAGTCACGACGATTGGGTCgcaggttgtcggtagcttggcGTCGATTAGGTGGaaggttgtcggtagcttgtcgcagacattgtcgtgggggagggggggatccagtcgccgtttttttatatattgcctgtgggacaggccctttaatcaagTCAAGGGTCCTTCATTAGAATGAGAAAAGTAGAAATAAATTGCAGTCAGATGATGGAAAGGAGGAAAAAAATAGGTAAATTGcagcagaaattgaagaaagtagtaaagtcaagttgagtttattgtcgttTTGTACGTACGGTGAGGTATAGGTACGATGGAAATCGTGCAACAGAATCACAGGCACATGGacgcagacaacacacaaaacatgaaTTGTACAAGACCGTAAAAGAACAGGAAAAAAATACATTAATGTATTTCATTTATTATTAATATTCTGCATGACAGTAGAATTGGATTTCTGAGTTTTCACAAAGGAATGATACAATTAACATGTGGGAATCATGTTTTTTTGCGTTTGAGTTTATTTT
This sequence is a window from Leucoraja erinacea ecotype New England chromosome 14, Leri_hhj_1, whole genome shotgun sequence. Protein-coding genes within it:
- the LOC129703289 gene encoding transmembrane 4 L6 family member 20-like, with amino-acid sequence MACFTLFNGSCLLALTILAIIMNLIPLFMDYHDGHLFRNSISCYEWWLPGVLGGGILVIPAASMSLAARKGQKCNTRTGFLLSALFSLISIVGAFYCASVSLCSLVNGPLICNTASHSVDNCTFSMEDISSLSKLKFELKWFLEDECGINQTAFETEPTLLPNINVTRVPINESLVLGTTAEPNAQISEIPAELQKTIHVVTFTGLLLVAILEVIVSAMQIIVGIYGCFCRSSRRYDSGPV